A stretch of the Acidobacteriota bacterium genome encodes the following:
- a CDS encoding elongation factor Ts, whose protein sequence is MAISAVTVKMLRDKTGAGMLDCKSALEETNGNIDEAEKTLRKKGLAAAAKKAGRVAADGLIGYHVANGVAALIELNCETDFVAKTEKFKQALHAITNFVHGHAAVGDTVDGDVAALAASAPPSKMPHTGASIAECLQAFTGDLGEKTELRRFARLVAGPGSHLTLYAHPGDKTVVVIETKGMPEDLGKDLAMHVAALAPQFATRDGVSAKALADEREIARAKAIAAGKPEAVAEKMVEGMIGKWFGEVVLLDQAFAKDDSKKVSQVIADRGGKDASVVRFVRYKVGEGVEKKSGGDFAAEVAALTK, encoded by the coding sequence ATGGCGATTTCCGCAGTAACGGTGAAGATGCTCCGCGACAAGACGGGCGCCGGCATGCTCGATTGCAAGAGCGCGCTCGAAGAGACGAATGGCAACATCGACGAGGCCGAGAAGACCCTCCGCAAGAAGGGCCTCGCCGCCGCCGCCAAGAAGGCCGGCCGCGTCGCGGCCGACGGGCTGATCGGCTACCACGTGGCGAACGGCGTCGCGGCCCTGATCGAGCTGAACTGCGAGACCGACTTCGTCGCGAAGACGGAAAAGTTCAAGCAGGCGCTGCACGCGATCACGAACTTCGTGCACGGCCACGCGGCCGTCGGCGACACCGTCGACGGCGACGTGGCGGCCCTCGCGGCGTCGGCCCCGCCCTCGAAGATGCCCCACACCGGCGCTTCGATCGCGGAGTGCCTCCAGGCGTTCACCGGCGACCTCGGCGAGAAGACCGAGCTGCGCCGCTTCGCGCGCCTCGTCGCGGGCCCCGGCTCACACCTGACGCTTTACGCCCACCCCGGCGACAAGACGGTCGTCGTGATCGAGACGAAGGGAATGCCCGAGGACCTCGGCAAGGATCTCGCGATGCACGTGGCCGCGCTCGCGCCGCAGTTCGCGACCCGCGACGGCGTGTCCGCCAAGGCGCTCGCCGACGAGAGGGAGATCGCGCGCGCCAAGGCGATCGCCGCCGGGAAGCCGGAGGCCGTCGCCGAGAAGATGGTCGAGGGCATGATCGGCAAGTGGTTCGGCGAGGTCGTCCTCCTCGACCAGGCGTTCGCCAAGGACGACAGCAAGAAGGTCTCGCAGGTCATCGCCGATCGCGGGGGCAAGGACGCGTCCGTCGTGCGCTTCGTCCGCTACAAGGTGGGCGAGGGCGTCGAGAAGAAGTCCGGGGGCGATTTCGCCGCCGAAGTCGCGGCGCTCACGAAGTAA